ATGGGCGGCGAGCGAGGCGTACCGGGCGGTGTTGGTGGCCGGGTCGTAGCCCTGCCACTCGTACGCCGGCTCGGCCTTCATCGGCAGGCTCGGGTTGGCCCCGGCGGCGCGCAGCGGGTGCAGGCCGGAGTTCAGGTACGCCGACTCGGTGGAGTTGACGTAGAACCAGTTGAAGGCGTAGTCGACGTTGCCCGCCGAGGCGACGAAGGCGTCGGCGGAGCCCATCAGGGCCGGGTCGTTGAACATCTGGAAGCCGATCGCGGAGTCGGCCTCGTGCCGGTAGGTGGACCGTAGCTGGGTGAAGGCGTGCGGCCGGCCGGCCACCGTGCCCCGCCAGGCCACCAGGCCCAGCTTCGTCCGCCAGGCGACCAGCCGGTACGACCCGGCTGGTGTGCCGTCGGCCAGGGTGGGCTGCCACGCGTTGACGTGGGACAGCTTCTCCATCGGCAGGCACTGGCCTCGGAACAGGTAGTGGTCGCTGGTCGGCGTCGGCGCGCTGCCGTCGGGGGTGCAGAGCGGCACCGCGTACGTGTCGGTGATGTCCTGGACCGCGGAGGTCGCGCTCCACGCGTAGTCCTGGCCCCGGCCGAGCAGCACGTAGAGGTTCACGCCGGCGAAGGCGGCGCCCCGGGCGCTGATCCCCGGCCCCTGCAACTCCTGGACCATCAGCAGTTGGGGAGCGAAGTAGCCGGTCTGCGGGCCGAGCACGGCGATCGGATGCCCGGTCGCGGAGTGCGCGGCGGAGACCACGGCGGCGTTGGACATGCCCCGGTGGGCCGGGCTGATGGTCAGCCCGGAGAGCGCGGCGGCCAGGTCAGCGCCCCGGGTGGGGGCGTTGCTGCCGGCGGAGCCGGTGGGGTCGGTGAAGACCGGCTCGGGGCGGGCCGAGCCGGCGTCGGGCAGCGCCACGCTCGGCGCGTTCGGGTCGGCGTTGCCGTACGGGAAGCTCTGCCCGTCGTGCAGGGTCAGCACGGTCTCCGGGTCGTTCTCCCCCCGGAACGCGTTCCACACCCGGTCGCCCTCGGTCGGGCCGTACTTCGCCCGGGCGGCGATCCGGACCAGCGCGGACTGCATCTCGGTGCCGCCCCCGCCGCCGAAGAGACCGCCGACCACCCCGGCGATGGCGATCAGGTCGGTCATCGTGAACGGCTCCGGGCCGCCCTCGTTGGTGAGCGGGTCGAGGTGCCCGGTCAGTACGTACTCGCCGGGGCAGTTCCAGTCGTCCATGCAGTCCTGGACGTAGGCGTTGATGCCGGCGATGTAGTCCCGTACGTCGGTGTAGAGCTGCTCGCCGCGCGGGCCCTTGGCGCGCAACGCGTCGACCTGGGCCTGGAGGTCGGCCTCGGTGTACGGCGAGTTGCGCCACACGCTCTGCTCCAGGGCCCGGTTGCCGGGCGCCCCGCCGGCGAACGGGGTGAGGGTGCCCCGCCCGACGTGGCGGAGCAGGTCGATGGTGAACAGCCGGTCCTCGGCACCGGCGTACCCGGCGCCGTACATGGTGCCGCCGCGGGTGGTGCCGGTGATGTGCGGGATGCCGGTGGTCTTGTCCCGCACGATCCGGACGTCCGCGCGGGGTGAGTACTCCCGCTCGACCTGGCTGGGCGGTACGCCGAAGGAGGCGTCGTTGAAGAAGGCGCCGATCTGGTCCGGACGCAGCCCGGCGTAGCCGTAGACGAGGTCGGTGTACCGGCCGAGCTGGTCGCCGGAGTGCCGGGGCATGGTGCCGAGGGTCTGGTGGGCGAGGATCTCGACCAGGGTGGCGTTGCCGTTCTGGCCGGGCGGCACGATGTCGCCGCACTCGCCCAGGCAGTAGTCGTTGGCCGCGAAGGTGGTGGTGGCCTTCGGGGCGGCGGCGGGTGCGCCGGCCGCCGGGGGCGGGGCGGGGGAGACGAGCAGGGCGGCGAGGCCGACGGTGGCGGTCACGCCGGCCAGCAGGCGACGGGTGGTGGCGGGACGGGGCATGTGATCCTCCGCTAGCTGGGGATCATGACGGGGATTGCCGGGGCATTACGTGAAGAACATTCGGTTACCGGATGGTAGGCCGGACCGCTCAACATTGGAAGACGTCGATCGGGAGTGTCGCCGCTCCGGTGTTGAGTGTGCTGCGTTTGCTCGATAGCCTTCGATCCCCGTGTCGGCGGCGGATCGGGCGCCGCGCACTGTCGAGAAGGGACACCGGATGTTCGCCGTACGCCTGCTCGCACCCGCCGTGCTGCTCGCCGCCCTGCTTCCCGCGTCGACACCGGCCGCGGCGGCGTCCGAGCCGGCCGTGGTGTCGGGCGGCTCGGATGCCACCGCAGGCAGCTTCTCGGTGCTCACCTACAACGTCGCCGGCCTGCCCGAACCCCTCTCCGGCAGCAACCCGGACGTCAACACCCGGCCGATCGGGGAACGGGTCAACGCGTACGACATCGTGCACGTCCAGGAGGACTTCAACTACCACTCCGACCTGTACGCCACCGACCGGCACCCGTACCGGACCCGGACCAGCGGCCCGGTGCCCTTCGGCAGCGGCCTGAACACGATGTCGAACCTGCCGTACGCGAACTTCCAGCGGATCACCTGGAACCGGTGCGCCGGCACCGACTGCCTCACCCCGAAGGGCTTCACCGCCTCCCGGATCGAGCTGGCCGCGGGGGTGTACGTCGACTTCTACAACGTGCACGCCAACGCCGGCAGCGATGAGCGGGACCTCGCCGCCCGGCGGGACAACCTCGCCCAGCTCTCGGCGTACATCACGGCCAACTCCGCCGGCAACGCGGTGATCGTGATGGGCGACCTGAACGTGAAGTACACCCGTACCGGCGACACCATCCGGGAACTGGTCGCGGCCAACGGCCTCACCGACGTCTGGGTGCAGCAGGAACGTGGCGGCGTGCCCCCGGCGCTCGGCAGCCCCGCGCTCAACTGCGACCCGGCCAACGTCACCAACGCCTGCGAGGTGGTCGACAAGATCCTCTACCGGAGCAACTCGTCGGTCCGGCTCCAGCCGACCCGCTACAACAACGAGCACCACCGCTTCCTGGACCCGGCCGGCGAACCGCTGTCCGACCACTACCCGCACGCCGCCTGGTTCTCCTGGAGCCTCGCCGCCCGGTAGCCGAGGGGTGTCGGGGGCGGCGACTAGGCTCGGAGCGTGGCAGACCCGTCGACCTACCGTCCCGCCCCCGGCACCATCCCCGAGTCCCCGGGGGTCTACCGCTTCCGGGACGGCACCGGCCGGGTCGTCTACGTCGGCAAGGCCAAGAACCTGCGCAGCCGGCTCAACTCGTACTTCGCCGACCCGGTCGGGCTGCACCAGCGCACCCGGCAGATGGTCTTCACCGCCGAGTCGGTGGACTGGACGTCGGTCGCCACCGAGGTCGAGGCACTCCAACTCGAGTTCCTCTGGATCAAGGAGTACGACCCGCGGTTCAACGTTCGCTACCGGGACGACAAGTCGTACCCGTACCTCGCGGTCACCCTGGACGACGAGTACCCCCGACTCCAGGTGATGCGCGGCGCCAAGCGCAAGGGGGTGCGGTACTTCGGGCCGTACTCCCACGCCTGGGCGATCCGCGAGACGCTCGACCTGCTGCTGCGGGTCTTCCCGGCGCGGACCTGCTCGGCCGGGGTGTTCAAGCGGGCCGGTCAGGTCGGCCGGCCCTGCCTGCTGGGGTACATCGGCAAGTGCTCCGCGCCCTGCGTGGGCAGCGTCAGCGCCACGCAGCACCGGGACATCGTCGACGGCTTCTGCGACTTCATGGCCGGCCGGACGGACACCATGGTCCGCAAGCTGGAACGCGAGATGACCGAGGCGAGCGAGCAACTGGAGTTCGAGCGCGCCGCCCGGCTGCGCGACGACATCGCCGCGCTGCGCCGGGCCATGGAGAAGCAGACCGTCGTGCTCGGCGACGGCACCGACGCCGACGTGGTCGCCTTCGCCGACGACCCCCTCGAGGCCGCCGTCCAGGTCTTCCACGTCCGCGACGGCCGGGTCCGGGGCCAGCGCGGGTGGGTGGTGGAGAAGACCGAGGAACTGACCACCGGCGACCTCGTCCACCACTTCTGCACCCAGGTGTACGGCGGGGAGCAGGGCGAGACCGACGTCCCCCGCGAACTGCTCGTGCCCGAGC
The nucleotide sequence above comes from Micromonospora pallida. Encoded proteins:
- a CDS encoding penicillin acylase family protein, producing the protein MPRPATTRRLLAGVTATVGLAALLVSPAPPPAAGAPAAAPKATTTFAANDYCLGECGDIVPPGQNGNATLVEILAHQTLGTMPRHSGDQLGRYTDLVYGYAGLRPDQIGAFFNDASFGVPPSQVEREYSPRADVRIVRDKTTGIPHITGTTRGGTMYGAGYAGAEDRLFTIDLLRHVGRGTLTPFAGGAPGNRALEQSVWRNSPYTEADLQAQVDALRAKGPRGEQLYTDVRDYIAGINAYVQDCMDDWNCPGEYVLTGHLDPLTNEGGPEPFTMTDLIAIAGVVGGLFGGGGGTEMQSALVRIAARAKYGPTEGDRVWNAFRGENDPETVLTLHDGQSFPYGNADPNAPSVALPDAGSARPEPVFTDPTGSAGSNAPTRGADLAAALSGLTISPAHRGMSNAAVVSAAHSATGHPIAVLGPQTGYFAPQLLMVQELQGPGISARGAAFAGVNLYVLLGRGQDYAWSATSAVQDITDTYAVPLCTPDGSAPTPTSDHYLFRGQCLPMEKLSHVNAWQPTLADGTPAGSYRLVAWRTKLGLVAWRGTVAGRPHAFTQLRSTYRHEADSAIGFQMFNDPALMGSADAFVASAGNVDYAFNWFYVNSTESAYLNSGLHPLRAAGANPSLPMKAEPAYEWQGYDPATNTARYASLAAHPQSKNQDYYISWNNKQAKDFGAADGNFSFGAVHRGDLLDKPIKAAIAAGQKFDRASLTALVQRAGLTDLRGAEVLDELIRVLESQPVTDPTLATEISRLRAWRQDGALRVETAKGSKVYRHAEAIRTFDAWWPLLVRGMFKAPLGDDLYQALVNTLSINESPSGHQSGDKSNLPGSASSGQTHKGSAFQHGWWGWVDKDLRAVLGDPVAGGLGRTHCGNGALAGCRQILLDTLGAAAATPATQTYPGDSTCAAGDQWCADAIVQSPLGGISHAPTAWQNRPTYQQVVSFPAKRGDDLTNLAAQRPVTASSNQLGFPASRAVDGDLGTRWSSSRADDQWLTVDLGSARPVSRVVLAWEAAYARSYRIEVSTDGTTWRTAWSTTAADGGTDVLTFPTETARYVRMRGLTRATSNGFSLWEMAVYQH
- the uvrC gene encoding excinuclease ABC subunit UvrC; the protein is MADPSTYRPAPGTIPESPGVYRFRDGTGRVVYVGKAKNLRSRLNSYFADPVGLHQRTRQMVFTAESVDWTSVATEVEALQLEFLWIKEYDPRFNVRYRDDKSYPYLAVTLDDEYPRLQVMRGAKRKGVRYFGPYSHAWAIRETLDLLLRVFPARTCSAGVFKRAGQVGRPCLLGYIGKCSAPCVGSVSATQHRDIVDGFCDFMAGRTDTMVRKLEREMTEASEQLEFERAARLRDDIAALRRAMEKQTVVLGDGTDADVVAFADDPLEAAVQVFHVRDGRVRGQRGWVVEKTEELTTGDLVHHFCTQVYGGEQGETDVPRELLVPELPGDADALADWLATRRGSRVSLRVPQRGDKRSLLETVERNARDALARHKLRRAGDLTTRSQALDEIAEALGMDTSPLRIECYDVSQMQGTDVVASMVVFEDGLPRKSEYRRFIVRGATDDLSAMSEVLRRRFARYLETRAETGEIGDERAGDPDRPGIDPTTGRPRKFAYPPQLVVVDGGAPQVAAAATALADLGVDDVALCGLAKRLEEVWLPDDEFPIILPRNSEALYLLQRVRDEAHRFAITFHRQRRSKRMTESALDTVPGLGEARRKALLRHFGSLKRLSAASVDEITEVPGIGPRTAEAILSALGDGAR